From the Lathyrus oleraceus cultivar Zhongwan6 chromosome 4, CAAS_Psat_ZW6_1.0, whole genome shotgun sequence genome, one window contains:
- the LOC127137369 gene encoding uncharacterized protein LOC127137369, whose protein sequence is MTTSLKIEGNSEEAKKLVMFPFTLSEDAEEWFYSLPAGSITTWQQMETTFLNKYFPASAYIRKRYDIVNFKQKEGESLGDAYKRFKRLLVACPTHNMDATKQMKNFVNGLRLKTKQLIDTAAGGSTNFTTATGIKKIIEAIAANEHLELYDRSVSQPEGIIDLKLANQVVKMEDQIVAEVERRLKKMAIDTQTVAQVQQVQPTHTSNCEICGGPHLTVHCVATVQQIEEIKFLRQNNPYSNTYNPGWKTHPNFSWKDQQGNVQNQPQQQQFRPQQQQPYQQHQQQFQQ, encoded by the coding sequence ATGACTACGTCGTTAAAGATTGAGGGGAATTCTGAGGAAGCTAAGAAGCTGGTCATGTTTCCGTTTACACTGTCAGAAGATgctgaagagtggttctactcttTACCTGCTGGAAGCATCACAACTTGGCAACAGATGGAGACAACTTTTCTCAACAAGTACTTTCCGGCTTCTGCATACATCCGAAAGAGGTACGACATagtgaattttaaacagaaagaagGAGAGTCACTTGGAGATGCGTATAAGAGGTTcaaacgattgttggttgcatgtcctactcataaTATGGATGCAACGAAGCAAATGAAGAATTTTGTAAATGGTCTTCGGctgaagactaagcaactcattgacacagcagctggtggctcaacCAATTTTACAACAGCCACTGGTATTAAAAAGATTATCGAAGCCATTGCAGCCAATGAGCACCTGGAGTTGTATGACCGCAGTGTTAGTCAACCCGAAGggataattgacctgaaattGGCAAACCAAGtggtgaagatggaagatcaaatagTAGCTGAAGTAGAAAGGAGACTGAAGAAGATGGCTATTGATACCCAAACTGTTGCACAGGTTCAACAGGTTCAACCAACTCACACTAGTAATTGCGAAATTTGTGGAGGACCTCATCTTACCGTACATTGCGTTGCTACCGTACAACAAATTGAGGAGATCAAGTTTCTTAGGCAGAACAACCCTTATTCaaacacatacaatccgggttGGAAAACCCATCCTAATTTCTCATGGAAGGATCAACAAGGAAATGTGCAGAACCAACCACAGCAACAACAATTTCGacctcagcaacaacaaccgtatcaacaacatcaacaacagttTCAACAATAG